The following proteins are co-located in the Oncorhynchus clarkii lewisi isolate Uvic-CL-2024 chromosome 30, UVic_Ocla_1.0, whole genome shotgun sequence genome:
- the LOC139389370 gene encoding transmembrane protein 252-like: MDTRKHLCSLARMLLPALGFVLICVGAYLMSLHNVYNSSLCYILAYVLIAFGLSCLLSGVFWTICHGMKRKRQRSRSHHIAAHIHVYTVDRPSFHLPSYEESQHNHTSATAAAAYSVPGLSEDGLRFNLAPPLYTQDISEAPDDTFNHEEPPAYSEMAMQLHSEPQGLPQQPEHSGLDRVPCSELDGR; this comes from the exons ATGGATACAAGGAAGCACCTGTGTTCCCTGGCCCGTATGTTGCTGCCTGCCCTGGGCTTTGTCCTCATCTGTGTGGGGGCCTACCTGATGTCCCTCCACAATGTCTACAACAGCTCCCTGTGTTACATCCTGGCCTACGTCCTCATTGCCTTTGGCTTGAGTTGCCTCCTCAGCGGGGTCTTCTGGACCATCTGCCATGGCATgaagaggaagaggcagaggagcaGGAGCCACCACATCGCTGCACACATCCATGTCTACACCGTTGACAG ACCCAGCTTCCACCTTCCTTCATATGAGGAGTCTCAGCACAACCACACCTCTGCTACTGCAGCTGCAGCTTACTCTGTGCCGGGGCTCTCTGAAGACGGCCTGAGGTTCAATCTGGCCCCCCCTCTGTACACCCAGGACATCTCTGAGGCCCCAGACGACACCTTCAACCATGAAGAACCACCTGCTTACTCTGAGATGGCCATGCAGCTGCACAGTGAGCCACAGGGGCTTCCACAGCAACCAGAACATTCCGGTTTGGACAGAGTTCCATGTTCTGAGCTGGACGGTCGATAG